In Sediminispirochaeta bajacaliforniensis DSM 16054, one DNA window encodes the following:
- a CDS encoding ABC transporter ATP-binding protein: MPKIHLEHITKRFGRSVAVDNLDLVIGDREFVTLLGPSGCGKTTTLRMIAGLETPTEGEIYIDDRCVFSSERGIDISPDKRDVGFLFQNYALWPHMTVYKNIAFGLENMKWEKKRIESRVRELLEMLRIEELRDRYPSELSGGQQQRVAIARTLATGPKILFMDEPLSNLDAKLRMEMRTELKRLHAETDSTFVYVTHDQLEAMTLSSKICLLKEGLLQQFAPPLEVYHRPMNLFVADFVGSPNINILEVTGENVNLDEIKLNHKLLKLLFTPTSSSITVQEGQQLLLGIRPEDIVLSPEGTVEGSIYSTLPSGMETIVKIDLGGQILTSVVFGSVDFTMGEKVWLSFQSDKNVLFDKKSERTIAIGKLL, from the coding sequence ATGCCGAAAATTCACTTGGAACACATTACAAAACGCTTCGGCAGGTCTGTGGCCGTGGATAACCTCGATCTTGTCATCGGAGACCGAGAGTTTGTGACATTGCTGGGCCCCTCGGGTTGCGGTAAGACGACAACCCTTCGTATGATTGCGGGACTGGAGACCCCGACCGAGGGGGAAATCTACATCGACGACCGTTGTGTTTTTTCCTCGGAACGGGGGATCGATATCTCTCCCGATAAGCGGGATGTCGGCTTTCTTTTTCAAAATTATGCCCTCTGGCCTCACATGACCGTATACAAGAATATTGCCTTTGGGCTTGAAAATATGAAGTGGGAAAAGAAACGAATAGAATCCAGGGTGCGTGAGCTCTTGGAGATGCTCCGAATCGAAGAGCTTCGGGACCGCTATCCTTCCGAGCTCTCAGGCGGTCAGCAGCAGCGGGTAGCCATTGCCAGGACCCTTGCCACCGGGCCGAAAATACTTTTTATGGACGAGCCGCTGAGCAACCTGGATGCGAAACTTCGGATGGAGATGCGGACCGAGCTTAAGCGTCTTCATGCGGAAACAGATTCAACCTTTGTCTATGTGACCCATGACCAGCTGGAGGCCATGACCCTCTCAAGCAAAATTTGCCTTCTGAAGGAGGGACTCCTACAGCAATTTGCACCGCCCCTCGAGGTCTACCACCGACCGATGAACCTTTTTGTCGCCGATTTTGTGGGAAGTCCCAACATTAATATCCTAGAGGTGACCGGAGAAAATGTAAATCTCGACGAGATAAAGCTGAATCACAAACTACTCAAACTTCTCTTTACCCCCACCTCTTCGAGCATCACCGTTCAGGAAGGTCAGCAATTGCTTCTTGGCATCAGGCCTGAAGATATCGTCCTTTCTCCGGAGGGGACGGTAGAGGGGAGCATCTATTCAACCCTGCCGTCCGGAATGGAAACCATTGTCAAGATTGATCTCGGCGGACAGATTCTTACCAGCGTTGTATTCGGAAGTGTCGATTTTACCATGGGCGAGAAGGTGTGGCTCTCGTTTCAGTCGGATAAGAATGTCCTCTTCGATAAGAAAAGCGAACGTACTATTGCCATTGGAAAGCTGCTGTAA